From a single Nicotiana tomentosiformis chromosome 2, ASM39032v3, whole genome shotgun sequence genomic region:
- the LOC104112787 gene encoding uncharacterized protein isoform X2 — translation MPVRVVETSSTPSQPSGATSGNTLPPACTLLSVGQAFSGTQNVSSQQKDEAWRVNVRIQGCDLDHGYLCGTMEALNVPMADTPVVTFWEGEIVDTKNYTFFTGKWGATSEDDIKHWTKFPSFSPLLSQVEVDGGKSLDLSNYPYIFMRWKEQYFVNVGTDCGLTIAGFYYVCFSCSDGSINGFYYDPNSSPFQKLELKSTNEGRSGFSFSSYELQ, via the exons ATGCCCGTGAGAGTGGTGGAAACTTCTTCTACGCCTTCCCAGCCTTCAG GTGCAACTTCAGGAAATACTTTGCCTCCAGCCTGTACGCTTCTGAGTGTCGGACAG gcATTTTCTGGGACTCAGAATGTCTCAAGTCAACAAAAAGATGAAGCTTGGAGAGTAAATGTGCGAATTCAAGGTTGCGACCTTGATCATGGGTATCTCTGTGGTACAATGGAAGCTCTTAATGTTCCTATGGCAGATACACCA GTAGTTACTTTCTGGGAAGGAGAAATTGTTGACACCAAGAACTATACTTTCTTCACTGGCAAATGGGGCGCCAC ATCGGAAGATGATATAAAACACTGGACCAAGTTTCCATCGTTTTCACCCCTTCTG AGCCAAGTGGAGGTCGATGGTGGTAAATCACTGGACCTGAGTAACTATCCATACATATTCATG AGATGGAAAGAACAATACTTCGTAAATGTTGGAACAGACTGTGGGTTGACAATCGCTGGTTTCTACTATGTGTGCTTCTCCTGTAGTGATGGCTCCATCAATGGCTTCTATTATGATCCCAATAGCAG CCCTTTTCAGAAGTTAGAACTAAAATCCACAAACGAGGGACGATCAGGTTTCAGTTTTTCCTCGTATGAGTTGCAATGA
- the LOC104112787 gene encoding uncharacterized protein isoform X1, which translates to MPVRVVETSSTPSQPSGATSGNTLPPACTLLSVGQAFSGTQNVSSQQKDEAWRVNVRIQGCDLDHGYLCGTMEALNVPMADTPVVTFWEGEIVDTKNYTFFTGKWGATRSEDDIKHWTKFPSFSPLLSQVEVDGGKSLDLSNYPYIFMRWKEQYFVNVGTDCGLTIAGFYYVCFSCSDGSINGFYYDPNSSPFQKLELKSTNEGRSGFSFSSYELQ; encoded by the exons ATGCCCGTGAGAGTGGTGGAAACTTCTTCTACGCCTTCCCAGCCTTCAG GTGCAACTTCAGGAAATACTTTGCCTCCAGCCTGTACGCTTCTGAGTGTCGGACAG gcATTTTCTGGGACTCAGAATGTCTCAAGTCAACAAAAAGATGAAGCTTGGAGAGTAAATGTGCGAATTCAAGGTTGCGACCTTGATCATGGGTATCTCTGTGGTACAATGGAAGCTCTTAATGTTCCTATGGCAGATACACCA GTAGTTACTTTCTGGGAAGGAGAAATTGTTGACACCAAGAACTATACTTTCTTCACTGGCAAATGGGGCGCCAC CAGATCGGAAGATGATATAAAACACTGGACCAAGTTTCCATCGTTTTCACCCCTTCTG AGCCAAGTGGAGGTCGATGGTGGTAAATCACTGGACCTGAGTAACTATCCATACATATTCATG AGATGGAAAGAACAATACTTCGTAAATGTTGGAACAGACTGTGGGTTGACAATCGCTGGTTTCTACTATGTGTGCTTCTCCTGTAGTGATGGCTCCATCAATGGCTTCTATTATGATCCCAATAGCAG CCCTTTTCAGAAGTTAGAACTAAAATCCACAAACGAGGGACGATCAGGTTTCAGTTTTTCCTCGTATGAGTTGCAATGA
- the LOC104112785 gene encoding amino acid transporter AVT1D-like isoform X2: MGMRLDEEFGADRVLQIETDDEENEADDYKIEEDDDDSGSDFTLHSPVHEPSHSQIGPHDSPTWPQSYRQSMDMFTGVTPPSLSFLRGSSFLRSQTTPTPQPSICKPLISSLRSDKEEVPTLTHPTRLSVVSSARYSALELPPSQQCSYTQSVLNAINALCGIGILSTPYALKEGGWCSLFLLLLFGIITFYTGILLKKCLDSSPGIETYPDIGQAAFGMLGRIFIAVMFFFLLQSSCIEYLIMMSDNLGAIFPSARMVFAGIHLDSYQMCAIISTLVILPTVWLRNLSLLSYISAGGVIALIVVVLCLLWVGAINEVGFHSGGTALNIAKLPVTIGLYSFCYGSHSVFPNIYSSMKEPSRFPSVLLISFSIAFFSYLGVAVCGFLMFGENTSPQFTLNLPAKLITSKVAAWTVVLTPVTKYAITITPVAFGIEEFLPSRQLRTYGVSILIRTILVFSTLVISLTVPYFGSVMSLIGSSLVMLVSLILPCACYIKLSKDRITRFQLAACTSIIVVGVVSAVIGTYSAVTSMAN; encoded by the exons ATGGGAATGAGATTAGATGAAGAATTTGGAGCAGATAGGGTGTTACAAATCGAAACAGACGATGAAGAGAATGAAGCAGATGATTACAAgattgaagaagatgatgatgatagTGGATCTGATTTTACCCTTCACTCTCCAGTACATGAGCCATCTCATAGCCAAATTGGACCTCATGATTCCCCTACTTGGCCTCAAAGTTACAG GCAGTCAATGGACATGTTCACAGGTGTGACCCCTCCTTCACTCAGCTTTTTAAGGGGAAGCTCCTTCTTGAGGTCTCAGACTACTCCAACGCCTCAACCTTCGATTTGCAAACCTCTAATTTCCTCTCTGCGCTCAGACAAGGAAGAAGTTCCAACCTTAACACATCCAACAAGGTTATCTGTTGTCTCTTCAGCAAGATATTCAGCACTTGAATTGCCACCATCACAGCAGTGTTCATATACTCAATCAGTTCTTAATG CGATAAATGCTCTCTGTGGAATAGGGATACTTTCGACTCCCTATGCACTCAAAGAAGGAGGATGGTGTAGCCTTTTTCTGCTGCTGCTTTTTGGAATCATTACTTTCTACACTGGAATTTTGTTGAAAAAATGTTTAGACAGTTCTCCTGGTATTGAAACCTATCCTGATATCGGACAAGCTGCTTTTGGAATGCTAGGTCGAATATTTATAGCTGTGA TGTTTTTTTTTCTCTTGCAGTCCTCTTGCATCGAGTATTTGATTATGATGAGTGACAATCTTGGTGCCATATTCCCAAGTGCTCGCATGGTCTTTGCTGGAATTCATCTGGATTCTTATCAAATGTGTGCTATCATTTCTACCCTTGTCATACTTCCAACAGTTTGGCTAAGAAACCTCAGTTTGCTGTCAtacatttcag CTGGTGGAGTGATTGCACTGATTGTCGTGGTGCTTTGCTTGTTATGGGTTGGCGCGATCAATGAAGTTGGATTTCACTCGGGTGGAACAGCATTAAACATTGCAAAATTGCCCGTCACAATTGGTCTATATAGTTTTTGCTATGGCAGCCATTCAGTTTTCCCAAATATCTACTCATCAATGAAAGAACCTTCAAGATTTCCTTCTGTTCTACTTATAAG CTTTTCCATTGCCTTCTTTTCGTACCTCGGAGTAGCAGTTTGTGGCTTCCTAATGTTTGGTGAAAACACCAGTCCGCAGTTCACATTGAATTTGCCAGCAAAACTTATTACTTCAAAAGTTGCAGCTTGGACAGTG GTTTTAACCCCTGTCACAAAATATGCCATAACAATTACACCAGTCGCGTTTGGCATTGAAGAATTCTTACCTTCACGTCAGCTTAGAACTTATGGTGTATCGATCCTCATCAGAACAATTCTGGTGTTTTCAACTTTGGTCATTTCACTAACAGTTCCATATTTTG GTTCTGTAATGTCATTGATTGGATCTTCACTAGTAATGCTTGTG TCTCTGATCCTTCCTTGTGCATGCTACATTAAACTAAGCAAGGATCGAATCACACGATTTCAG CTTGCAGCTTGCACTTCCATTATAGTCGTGGGAGTGGTTTCTGCAGTTATTGGCACATATTCTGCGGTCACAAGCATGGCCAACTAG
- the LOC104112785 gene encoding amino acid transporter AVT1D-like isoform X1 yields the protein MGMRLDEEFGADRVLQIETDDEENEADDYKIEEDDDDSGSDFTLHSPVHEPSHSQIGPHDSPTWPQSYRQSMDMFTGVTPPSLSFLRGSSFLRSQTTPTPQPSICKPLISSLRSDKEEVPTLTHPTRLSVVSSARYSALELPPSQQCSYTQSVLNAINALCGIGILSTPYALKEGGWCSLFLLLLFGIITFYTGILLKKCLDSSPGIETYPDIGQAAFGMLGRIFIAVALYAELYSSCIEYLIMMSDNLGAIFPSARMVFAGIHLDSYQMCAIISTLVILPTVWLRNLSLLSYISAGGVIALIVVVLCLLWVGAINEVGFHSGGTALNIAKLPVTIGLYSFCYGSHSVFPNIYSSMKEPSRFPSVLLISFSIAFFSYLGVAVCGFLMFGENTSPQFTLNLPAKLITSKVAAWTVVLTPVTKYAITITPVAFGIEEFLPSRQLRTYGVSILIRTILVFSTLVISLTVPYFGSVMSLIGSSLVMLVSLILPCACYIKLSKDRITRFQLAACTSIIVVGVVSAVIGTYSAVTSMAN from the exons ATGGGAATGAGATTAGATGAAGAATTTGGAGCAGATAGGGTGTTACAAATCGAAACAGACGATGAAGAGAATGAAGCAGATGATTACAAgattgaagaagatgatgatgatagTGGATCTGATTTTACCCTTCACTCTCCAGTACATGAGCCATCTCATAGCCAAATTGGACCTCATGATTCCCCTACTTGGCCTCAAAGTTACAG GCAGTCAATGGACATGTTCACAGGTGTGACCCCTCCTTCACTCAGCTTTTTAAGGGGAAGCTCCTTCTTGAGGTCTCAGACTACTCCAACGCCTCAACCTTCGATTTGCAAACCTCTAATTTCCTCTCTGCGCTCAGACAAGGAAGAAGTTCCAACCTTAACACATCCAACAAGGTTATCTGTTGTCTCTTCAGCAAGATATTCAGCACTTGAATTGCCACCATCACAGCAGTGTTCATATACTCAATCAGTTCTTAATG CGATAAATGCTCTCTGTGGAATAGGGATACTTTCGACTCCCTATGCACTCAAAGAAGGAGGATGGTGTAGCCTTTTTCTGCTGCTGCTTTTTGGAATCATTACTTTCTACACTGGAATTTTGTTGAAAAAATGTTTAGACAGTTCTCCTGGTATTGAAACCTATCCTGATATCGGACAAGCTGCTTTTGGAATGCTAGGTCGAATATTTATAGCT GTAGCCTTATACGCGGAACTATAT TCCTCTTGCATCGAGTATTTGATTATGATGAGTGACAATCTTGGTGCCATATTCCCAAGTGCTCGCATGGTCTTTGCTGGAATTCATCTGGATTCTTATCAAATGTGTGCTATCATTTCTACCCTTGTCATACTTCCAACAGTTTGGCTAAGAAACCTCAGTTTGCTGTCAtacatttcag CTGGTGGAGTGATTGCACTGATTGTCGTGGTGCTTTGCTTGTTATGGGTTGGCGCGATCAATGAAGTTGGATTTCACTCGGGTGGAACAGCATTAAACATTGCAAAATTGCCCGTCACAATTGGTCTATATAGTTTTTGCTATGGCAGCCATTCAGTTTTCCCAAATATCTACTCATCAATGAAAGAACCTTCAAGATTTCCTTCTGTTCTACTTATAAG CTTTTCCATTGCCTTCTTTTCGTACCTCGGAGTAGCAGTTTGTGGCTTCCTAATGTTTGGTGAAAACACCAGTCCGCAGTTCACATTGAATTTGCCAGCAAAACTTATTACTTCAAAAGTTGCAGCTTGGACAGTG GTTTTAACCCCTGTCACAAAATATGCCATAACAATTACACCAGTCGCGTTTGGCATTGAAGAATTCTTACCTTCACGTCAGCTTAGAACTTATGGTGTATCGATCCTCATCAGAACAATTCTGGTGTTTTCAACTTTGGTCATTTCACTAACAGTTCCATATTTTG GTTCTGTAATGTCATTGATTGGATCTTCACTAGTAATGCTTGTG TCTCTGATCCTTCCTTGTGCATGCTACATTAAACTAAGCAAGGATCGAATCACACGATTTCAG CTTGCAGCTTGCACTTCCATTATAGTCGTGGGAGTGGTTTCTGCAGTTATTGGCACATATTCTGCGGTCACAAGCATGGCCAACTAG
- the LOC104112785 gene encoding amino acid transporter AVT1D-like isoform X3 has translation MGMRLDEEFGADRVLQIETDDEENEADDYKIEEDDDDSGSDFTLHSPVHEPSHSQIGPHDSPTWPQSYRQSMDMFTGVTPPSLSFLRGSSFLRSQTTPTPQPSICKPLISSLRSDKEEVPTLTHPTRLSVVSSARYSALELPPSQQCSYTQSVLNAINALCGIGILSTPYALKEGGWCSLFLLLLFGIITFYTGILLKKCLDSSPGIETYPDIGQAAFGMLGRIFIAVALYAELYSSCIEYLIMMSDNLGAIFPSARMVFAGIHLDSYQMCAIISTLVILPTVWLRNLSLLSYISAGGVIALIVVVLCLLWVGAINEVGFHSGGTALNIAKLPVTIGLYSFCYGSHSVFPNIYSSMKEPSRFPSVLLISFSIAFFSYLGVAVCGFLMFGENTSPQFTLNLPAKLITSKVAAWTVVLTPVTKYAITITPVAFGIEEFLPSRQLRTYGVSILIRTILVFSTLVISLTVPYFGSVMSLIGSSLVMLVEVSGSSRGNNLLHKFSDPSLCMLH, from the exons ATGGGAATGAGATTAGATGAAGAATTTGGAGCAGATAGGGTGTTACAAATCGAAACAGACGATGAAGAGAATGAAGCAGATGATTACAAgattgaagaagatgatgatgatagTGGATCTGATTTTACCCTTCACTCTCCAGTACATGAGCCATCTCATAGCCAAATTGGACCTCATGATTCCCCTACTTGGCCTCAAAGTTACAG GCAGTCAATGGACATGTTCACAGGTGTGACCCCTCCTTCACTCAGCTTTTTAAGGGGAAGCTCCTTCTTGAGGTCTCAGACTACTCCAACGCCTCAACCTTCGATTTGCAAACCTCTAATTTCCTCTCTGCGCTCAGACAAGGAAGAAGTTCCAACCTTAACACATCCAACAAGGTTATCTGTTGTCTCTTCAGCAAGATATTCAGCACTTGAATTGCCACCATCACAGCAGTGTTCATATACTCAATCAGTTCTTAATG CGATAAATGCTCTCTGTGGAATAGGGATACTTTCGACTCCCTATGCACTCAAAGAAGGAGGATGGTGTAGCCTTTTTCTGCTGCTGCTTTTTGGAATCATTACTTTCTACACTGGAATTTTGTTGAAAAAATGTTTAGACAGTTCTCCTGGTATTGAAACCTATCCTGATATCGGACAAGCTGCTTTTGGAATGCTAGGTCGAATATTTATAGCT GTAGCCTTATACGCGGAACTATAT TCCTCTTGCATCGAGTATTTGATTATGATGAGTGACAATCTTGGTGCCATATTCCCAAGTGCTCGCATGGTCTTTGCTGGAATTCATCTGGATTCTTATCAAATGTGTGCTATCATTTCTACCCTTGTCATACTTCCAACAGTTTGGCTAAGAAACCTCAGTTTGCTGTCAtacatttcag CTGGTGGAGTGATTGCACTGATTGTCGTGGTGCTTTGCTTGTTATGGGTTGGCGCGATCAATGAAGTTGGATTTCACTCGGGTGGAACAGCATTAAACATTGCAAAATTGCCCGTCACAATTGGTCTATATAGTTTTTGCTATGGCAGCCATTCAGTTTTCCCAAATATCTACTCATCAATGAAAGAACCTTCAAGATTTCCTTCTGTTCTACTTATAAG CTTTTCCATTGCCTTCTTTTCGTACCTCGGAGTAGCAGTTTGTGGCTTCCTAATGTTTGGTGAAAACACCAGTCCGCAGTTCACATTGAATTTGCCAGCAAAACTTATTACTTCAAAAGTTGCAGCTTGGACAGTG GTTTTAACCCCTGTCACAAAATATGCCATAACAATTACACCAGTCGCGTTTGGCATTGAAGAATTCTTACCTTCACGTCAGCTTAGAACTTATGGTGTATCGATCCTCATCAGAACAATTCTGGTGTTTTCAACTTTGGTCATTTCACTAACAGTTCCATATTTTG GTTCTGTAATGTCATTGATTGGATCTTCACTAGTAATGCTTGTG gAGGTTtcaggttcgagccgtggaaacaacctcttgcataAAT TCTCTGATCCTTCCTTGTGCATGCTACATTAA
- the LOC104112784 gene encoding laccase-17-like, translating into MGFSSTFPSLVPMAMFIIAFLALCLMPQPALAITRHYEFNITMANVTRLCHTKSIVTVNGKFPGPRIVTREGDRLLIKVNNHVPNNISIHWHGVRQLRSGWADGPAYITQCPIQTGQSYVYNYTIVGQRGTLWWHAHISWLRSTLYGPLIILPKKNESYPFLKPFKEVPIILGEWFNADPEAIISQALQTGGGPNVSDAYTINGLPGLLYNCSAKDTFKLKVKLGKTYLFRMINAALNDELFFSIANHTLTVVDADAVYVKPFETNTILITPGQTTNVLLKTKSEYPSATFLMTARPYVTGQGTFDNSTVAGILEYESPISHSTKSMKKLPMFMPTLPPLNDTSFATNFSKKLRSLATSQFPTKVPQNVDKHFFFTVGLGTTPCDKNQTCQGPTNTTKFAASINNISFVQPTTALLQSHFIGQSNGVYSPYFPNNPLNWFNYTGNPPNNTMVSNGTKVLVLPFNTSVELIMQDTSILGAESHPLHLHGFNFFVVGQGFGNFDPNKDPANFNLIDPVERNTVGVPSGGWVAIRFLADNPGVWFMHCHLEVHTSWGLKMAWLVLDGKLPNQKLLPPPSDLPKC; encoded by the exons ATGGGTTTTTCTAGTACTTTTCCATCATTAGTTCCTATGGCAATGTTCATTATTGCTTTTCTGGCATTGTGTCTCATGCCTCAGCCTGCACTAGCCATCACCAGACACTATGAGTTCAAT ATAACAATGGCAAATGTCACTAGATTGTGCCATACTAAGAGCATAGTGACGGTTAATGGAAAATTCCCAGGGCCTCGTATTGTGACAAGGGAGGGTGATCGTCTACTTATAAAAGTCAATAACCATGTTCCTAACAATATTTCTATTCACTG GCATGGAGTGAGACAGCTTCGTAGTGGATGGGCAGATGGTCCTGCATATATAACACAATGCCCCATTCAAACAGGCCAAAGTTATGTATATAATTACACAATTGTTGGTCAAAGAGGGACTTTGTGGTGGCATGCCCATATTTCATGGCTAAGATCTACTCTTTATGGCCCTCTAATTATCCTTCCTAAGAAAAATGAATCCTACCCTTTTCTCAAACCATTCAAGGAAGTTCCAATCATCTTAG GAGAATGGTTCAATGCTGATCCTGAAGCCATTATTAGCCAAGCTCTACAAACTGGTGGAGGTCCAAATGTCTCTGATGCTTACACTATTAATGGCCTTCCGGGGCTCTTGTACAACTGCTCTGCAAAAG ATACATTCAAGCTAAAGGTCAAGCTAGGAAAGACATACCTTTTCCGTATGATCAATGCTGCACTCAATGACGAGCTTTTCTTCAGCATTGCAAATCACACACTCACAGTAGTCGATGCTGATGCAGTATATGTTAAACCTTTTGAGACTAACACAATACTTATAACACCAGGACAGACAACAAATGTCCTTTTGAAAACCAAATCTGAATACCCTAGTGCCACTTTTCTCATGACTGCTAGACCTTATGTTACTGGCCAAGGCACTTTTGACAACTCCACTGTTGCGGGAATTCTTGAATATGAATCCCCAATTTCTCATTCAACCAAATCAATGAAGAAACTTCCCATGTTCATGCCTACTTTACCTCCTCTAAATGACACTTCATTTGCTACCAATTTTAGCAAGAAGCTCCGTAGTTTAGCAACTTCTCAATTTCCTACTAAAGTCCCTCAAAATGTTGACAAGCATTTCTTTTTTACAGTAGGCCTTGGCACAACTCCTTGTGACAAAAATCAAACTTGTCAAGGTCCTACTAATACAACCAAATTTGCAGCGTCAATTAATAACATATCATTTGTACAACCTACAACTGCACTGCTCCAATCTCATTTCATTGGACAATCAAATGGTGTTTATAGCCCTTATTTCCCTAATAATCCTTTGAATTGGTTCAATTATACCGGGAATCCTCCAAATAACACAATGGTTAGCAATGGTACTAAAGTTTTGGTACTTCCTTTTAATACAAGTGTTGAGCTTATTATGCAAGATACAAGCATTCTTGGTGCTGAAAGCCATCCACTTCATCTTCACGGCTTCAATTTCTTTGTCGTTGGTCAAGGTTTTGGTAATTTTGACCCTAATAAGGATCCTGCTAACTTCAATCTCATTGACCCTGTTGAGAGGAACACAGTAGGTGTGCCATCTGGTGGATGGGTCGCTATTCGATTTTTAGCTGATAATCCAG
- the LOC104112786 gene encoding thaumatin-like protein — translation MLISPYLLHILLCIFLFLFSTDGTQVILVNNCKESIWPGILGGAGQTILKDGGFHLNSGEQIVLDVPEKWSGRIWGRQNCHFDENGKGKCDTGDCGSQLQCRGMGGEPPATVVEMTLGSSTSPLHFYDVSLVDGFNLPVSMKPVGGGVGCGIAECEVDLNICCPSALEVKSGEKVVGCKSACLAIQSPKYCCTGEYANPKTCKPTVFAHLFKAICPKAYSYAFDDASSLYTCRASRYLVSFCPPK, via the exons ATGCTTATTTCACCTTATCTTCTCCATATTCTGCTCTGCATATTTCTCTTTCTTTTTAGCACTG ATGGAACACAAGTTATTCTAGTAAACAACTGCAAGGAGAGCATATGGCCAGGAATTCTTGGCGGTGCAGGGCAGACTATTCTAAAAGATGGCGGCTTTCACCTCAACAGTGGCGAGCAAATAGTCCTCGACGTGCCTGAGAAGTGGTCGGGTAGAATATGGGGCAGACAGAATTGCCATTTCGACGAGAATGGGAAAGGAAAATGTGACACAGGAGACTGTGGTAGCCAATTACAGTGCCGGGGGATGGGAGGTGAGCCCCCGGCTACTGTTGTAGAAATGACATTAGGCTCATCGACTTCGCCCTTACATTTCTACGATGTGAGCTTAGTCGATGGCTTTAACTTGCCTGTATCGATGAAACCTGTGGGGGGAGGCGTTGGTTGTGGAATAGCAGAATGTGAAGTTGATTTAAACATATGTTGCCCATCTGCATTGGAAGTTAAGTCAGGAGAAAAAGTGGTGGGGTGCAAAAGTGCATGTTTGGCTATACAATCACCAAAATACTGCTGCACAGGAGAGTATGCAAATCCTAAAACTTGCAAACCAACTGTTTTTGCTCATCTGTTTAAGGCTATTTGCCCAAAGGCTTATAGTTATGCTTTTGATGATGCTTCCAGTCTTTACACATGTAGGGCTTCTAGATATTTGGTAAGTTTCTGTCCTCCCAAGTGA